Proteins found in one Homalodisca vitripennis isolate AUS2020 chromosome 4, UT_GWSS_2.1, whole genome shotgun sequence genomic segment:
- the LOC124359348 gene encoding hepatoma-derived growth factor-related protein 2-like: MTTPKFGPGDKIFAKVRGYPPWPARVEGVADETPNKMKYHVYFYGTGETAVCKQEELFPYAENREKYGKPMKKKGFNEALLQIDSELGLSTLVQTPQTPGNELDSETEGNLVIDETSGKKSKTNTPIAGKGKEMKKTGRVRGDTVDEPSAKKPRKKSVLSSEQETPGTSHKTISTESPVVSRSGRKIKPKKFSDGIDENELEDIEQGTPKGKQGIKGTSASSKAKDDIELDAELINESTLVAFTPKGEEVRLKLNLNKPVVFKSEKARLEWEAKVLEDGKTLKAQIESGEVLPESVKKEIQEKYQDKLVQLEQKMACDDKKEKLEYLKVEAQLLDIDVRIKSSLSLKQAEPESCLKCLDEFLGLKLSPLMFKKHPELVDTIKKLRKYVGNTSCWNMTDEQTHVFAGQAASIRSKSEHAYNKIKSLFMVPYGKSFWDIFAQELKDFNESIKGMNIDEVFGLTNDPTVKDVESENSDVNTSVS, translated from the coding sequence ATGACAACTCCGAAATTCGGACCAGGGGATAAAATATTTGCTAAGGTCAGGGGGTATCCCCCTTGGCCTGCTAGGGTTGAAGGCGTCGCTGATGAAACtccaaataaaatgaaatatcatgTATACTTTTATGGTACCGGAGAGACTGCTGTATGCAAACAAGAAGAACTGTTCCCTTATGCTGAAAATAGGGAGAAATATGGTAAGCCCATGAAAAAGAAAGGTTTTAATGAAGCACTTCTTCAGATAGACTCAGAATTAGGTCTCAGTACATTAGTACAAACTCCTCAAACCCCAGGCAATGAACTTGATAGTGAAACTGAAGGTAATCTAGTAATAGATGAGACGTCtggtaaaaaatctaaaactaatacaCCCATTGCTGGGAAAGGAAAAGAGATGAAGAAGACAGGCCGCGTAAGAGGTGATACTGTAGATGAACCTTCAGCTAAAAAACCTCGTAAGAAATCAGTATTGTCTTCAGAACAAGAAACCCCAGGAACGTCTCATAAAACAATTTCTACTGAATCCCCTGTTGTTTCGAGATCAGGTAGGAAAattaaacctaagaaattttcTGATGGAATTGATGAAAATGAATTGGAAGACATAGAACAGGGAACACCAAAAGGAAAACAAGGTATAAAGGGTACAAGTGCCTCCTCTAAAGCTAAAGATGATATTGAACTTGATGCAGAATTAATTAATGAAAGCACATTGGTGGCATTTACTCCCAAGGGCGAAGAAGTGAGACTGAAACTTAACTTAAATAAACCAGTTGTTTTTAAGAGTGAGAAAGCAAGACTAGAATGGGAGGCTAAAGTTTTAGAAGATGGTAAAACACTCAAGGCTCAAATTGAATCAGGTGAAGTACTTCCTGAAAGCGTTAAAAAAGAAATCCAAGAAAAATACCAGGATAAATTGGTTCAACTTGAACAAAAAATGGCTTGTGatgataaaaaggaaaaattggaATATTTGAAAGTGGAAGCTCAATTGCTAGATATAGATGTAAGAATAAAAAGTAGTTTGAGTTTAAAACAAGCTGAACCTGAatcttgtttaaaatgtttagatgAGTTTTTGGGATTGAAACTAAGTCCCTTGATGTTCAAAAAACATCCAGAATTAGTTGACACTATAAAGAAACTTAGAAAATATGTTGGGAATACTAGCTGTTGGAATATGACCGATGAACAAACTCATGTCTTTGCTGGCCAAGCAGCATCGATTAGGTCCAAATCTGAACATGCTTATAATAAAATCAAGAGCTTATTCATGGTCCCCTATGGAAAATCTTTTTGGGACATTTTTGCACAGGAATTAAAAGACTTCAATGAATCCATTAAAGGTATGAATATCGATGAGGTCTTTGGTTTAACTAATGATCCAACCGTCAAAGATGTTGAAAGTGAAAATTCTGATGTGAATACATCAGTCTCATAA